DNA from Nitrospiraceae bacterium:
ACCGACCTGTACCACCTGTCGCCAAGCGATTCAGGTCTTAAAAGATAGTGGCACACCCTTCAAGAGCGTCAATTATTATGAGCAGCCCTTTACGAAAGCGCGCCTCAAAAGTGTTTTGAAGAAAGCCAGACTCTCCCCGCGCGACGTTTTGAGGACAAAAGAGGAGACGTATAAGGAACTCGGACTTGCCAAGAGGCAGCTCTCGGATGATGAATTGGTCGATCTCATGGTTACCCACCCGGATTTGATTCAACGACCGATTGTTGAGAAGGGCGACAGGGCGATTCTGGCACGACCGGCAGAAACGGTGAGGCAATTATTGTAGCTGTAATAGCGAGGTTCAGAATTCTTCGCTCACGACCATTCTCCCCGAAGGGGCAAAGGATCGTCGGGACGGTTCTGTGAGCACAAATCCCCGCTTGATGACATTCCCTCCTGATCCCTTCGCCTCGTACAGTGCTCGATAGGCCGACTTTGTCACAAGACTCAAGGAAGAGTTGTCACCGATACGCTCCGCCACACCGATGCTGAGTGTAACAGGTAGTTCGCGATCACTTGCTCCCTTCTTATGAGTACCTCTTGTATCTTCCCAAACTCGATCGCGCTTGCCTAAGTAGAGCATGGTCGTGTCGACGACCTTCCTTATCTTTTCGAGTCGGCTTACTGCTTCTATGGCTGAAATGCCGGGAAACAGCAAGGTGAGTTCTTCTCCGCTGATACGAAACACCTGCCCGCCAGCGCATGCCGACTGAATTTTAGGTGCGAGGACTTTGAGGATTTGTTCGCCGACTGATTTGCCATGGTTATTGAAATGTTGTTTGAGCTGATCGATTCCAATGATTGCAACAGAGTAGTTGGTTCGGAGGCGCCTGCTGGCTTCTTCATAGGCAAGCCGGCCTAGCATTCCGGTGAGTTCGTCGCGGTACGTACGCTGGTAACAGGCTTGAATAAGTGTGACGAAGAGAATAAGCCCTGCGGTTGCAAAGAAGTTTGTTGGTTGCCATCCATATTGGCTCCCGTGATAAGCAAAAAAGACGGCAATGAGGGCCCAAATTGATCCTCCCTCCAATGGATCGCGATGGAGAACAAAACGGACAAACTGGAGAACGAGTGCGACGGCGAATGCCACGAGGGCTGGTTGCGGAAGAATAGTCCAACTCGTGATGGCAGGGGGAACGAAGGGTTCCGTAAAGGCACCTGACAACTCCTGTTGTTCAGACATACAGAGCCAAAGGACGAGGAATGGCTGAGTAAGAACCAGCATCAATCGTACAATTCCACGCACCGTAGAGATGGCATCTTCCTTCACGATCGAGAAAGCCAACAGGTTGATCGGCAGGAGAAATGCTGTGATCGCAAAAACGCTGTGGCTCGTAAACGCCGGATTGGCGTCTACGGCGGGCAACAATACGTTGGCGCGGTCGGCGAGGGCCAGAACAAGCAACGAAAGCATCATCCGGCTGCTGGCAAAATACCAGCCGAATACAAGACCGAACACCAGCACGATATACGGCAACGCTGCGATCGGCTGCTGGAACCACGCCGGAAGTCCATGGGGGCGGAGAAACCCGATCGCTACAAGAAAGATCGGTCCGCCGGGTATCAAGAAAGCCTGCGTTGTTGTCCAGATCGTCTGCCTCATGCGGAGTCGCCCCTGAAAAGGATTAATATTGGGTTGATCATGTGTGCCAGAACCGTACCAATCATCCCGTAGATTCTTCCATCCCTCCCCTCCCGCCAGGGCCTCCAAATGGCTGAAATGTAGCAATTTTCTCTTCCCGGCATGTCTACGGCATGGACTCGCCGCATGACAACGCCCAGCACCTGGGCCGTTTTTGAACAGTTGATCAGGTTAGTCGGCCAGCCTTTGAGGCAGGAGGTAGATCAGCTGGCGGAATGCAATTGGGTCCGCGTTTCGATCTGTAGCGCTCCGGTTTTCGCGTCTACAGAAACCTGCACAGTTCCCTCAAGGACTTGAAGAAGAAGTCCACCGACCAGCTGACGACGCCATCCGCGTAGGACCGGAAGATCCTCGGCAATCGATTGCCGCTTGGACTCGACCAGCGTTTGAATATCTGCTGCTGTAGCGAGCAAAGACGGTGCGATGCCCTGGGCAGCTGCGCGGGCCTTCAGCACCGCCTGGAGAAGCTCGACTAATCCAGTAGATTCAGGATCTGGTTTTCGGTCACGAGGCATGGTGGGCCACGCAGAAGGTGGAAGAGCGAGCGCTGAGTGGATCGTCGTCATCACCTGCTCACCGTTTCGTTCGGCCTCTGAGGAATGAATGCCGCGGACGGAGCGCAATTCGTCCACGGTCTGAGGCGGATGCCGTGCAAGTTGAAGGAGCACCTCATCACGCAGAATCCGACCACGGGGAACATTTCTTCGACGAGCCTCAGTTTCACGCCAGGCGGCGAGTTCACGGAGCACACCCGCAGCCTTTGGTTTCAGGCTATCCCACCCACGGATGCGTTGGTAGCGTTCCTGGGGTTCTCGGCTCTTTTCGCCAACCATGTTCTCTAAGCGAGCAAATTCTTCGTGCGCCCATGGCAGACGACCTAACTCTGTAAGACGTCCATGCAGGTGTCGGTGGATAGACAAGAGATATTGTACATCCTCCAGCGCATACGTGAGTTGAGCACGTGAGAGCGGTCGGGCACTCCAATTCGTAAACGTATGAGCTTTATCCAGCTTGGCTCCGTGCAGGCGATGGACAAGGTTGGCGTAGGCGACTTGTGCGCCATAGCCCACCATTGCAGCTGCGATCTGCGTATCGAAAAACGGTTTCGGAATCTGACCGGCATGAGTCGCAAAAAGATCGAGGTCTTGGCGTCCCGCATGAAAGATCTTCTCGACATCGGATCGACAGACAAGCTGCCAGAAGGCATCGAGCGAGCCATCGGCTTGCACGGTTGGGAAGTCAATAATAGCGGCAGTGTCTTCCGTTGCAACCTGGATTAATTCGAGACGGGGGACAAAGGTCTCTTCGCCAACAAATTCTGTGTCGAGCGCGAGCCGCGGACTCCGCTCGAGCGTCCTACACAGTGACTCAAGCCCTTTACGGTCTGTGATGTACCGAATCGGAGCAGAAGTGGACATGCGGTTACTCGGTCGGGTTGTATGCAGTGCCAGGCGATTGAGAAGGAGGTTCGACGTTACTGAGGCTCAGATACTCCTTGAGAAACTGGTATGCCTCCAGCATCCGCCGCAACTCCGGTTCGGAGCTGCGGTCTCCGTTGTTCGCATCCGGATGAAGTTGTTTCGCTTTCTGCCGAAAGGCCGTGGTGATGTCGGCCAGCGAGCTCCCGAATTCAACGCCCATGATCGCGTACGCATCCACCGCATTGTTGACCGACCCGGATCCCTGTGAGAGATCTCCACTTCCTCCGCTCGCGGCTTTCAACATGTCAGCCAAATTGATTTTACGGCGCCGCTGCCGAGGCCGCTCCCGGATTTCACTGTCGAAATCGTCCCAGCGTTCCTCAACGAACTCCAGACGGGACTCCAACCTCATGGCACCGGAAAGATCCCGAATCTGTTCCAGTTCTTCCTCGATCAGCAACAGAGATTTGACGATTTCTTCCAGCCCTTGCTCGACCCGGAAGAAACTGTCGACGCGATCTTCCATCATTGTGTCGACGGCCACTTCAAGACTGTCATCCGTCTTGGCGCGAAGGGAAGCAATCCTCCGCTGCATGCCGTTTCGAAATCTCATGAACTTGCTCGTGGAGAAAGGCATGGTGACCGGTCCCTTAAGAACGTGCGCATTCTAGCACAGCGTGGCCGCGTGGCAGAAGGAGGAACGGAGAGGGTTAGCTCGTGGCAAAGTCGTCGCTGAGCTTGGTTCGACGTCGGGCTACGCCGGTCTCCCGTGCGGCCGTGGCGACAGCCTTTGCGACCCGCGGAACAACTTCCTTGTCGAACACACTGGGAATAATGTAATCCTCGCTCAGGGCCGAGGGAGGAACGGATTCAGCGAGGGCGCTGGCCGCAGCCAGTTTCATCGCTTCATTAATTTCCCGGGCTTGAACGTCCAAGGCTCCGCGAAAGAGGCCTGGAAAGACGAGGGCATTATTGATCTGATTGGGATAATCCGAACGCCCGGTCGCAAAGATTCGACAATGAGAGCTGCCGAGCTGTGGAGGGACTTCAGGATCCGGGTTCGCCATGGCAAAGACAATTCGATCGCTGGCCATCAGATCCAGATCGTCGCCGGAGAGAATATTTCCGACAGAAAGTCCGACAAAAACATCGGCTCCTTTCAGAGCGTCTTGAAGAGAGCCGTGCGGTTGATCACGAGTGATGCAACTCGACAGATTTGTCCGGCAAGCCCGCAATTGGTCTGGTTCACCGTGCAAAACAATTCCTTGGGGCTCACACCCCCACAAATGCGACACGCCCGCGGCGAGAAGCATTCTGCAACAGGCGGTTCCTGCGGCTCCCAGACCGTTCACGACCACTCGGATCTCTTCCATCTTCTTTCCTGCGAGTTTCAACGCATTCGAGAGCGCAGCAAGAATGGCCACTGCCGTGCCGTGTTGATCGTCGTGCATCACCGGGATATCCAGGGCAGCGCGTAACCGACGCTCGATTTCGAAACAGCGCGGGGCGCTGATATCTTCAAGGTTAATCGCGCCAAACCCGGGGGCGATCGTGAGAATGGTTTGCACGATCTGATCAGGATCCTGCGTGTTGAGGCAAATGGGCCAGGCATCGATACCCGCGAGTTCCTTGAAGAGCATTGCCTTGCCTTCCATCACGGGAAGTGCAGCCTCCGGACCAAGATTACCGAGCCCCAATACAGCGGATCCATCGGTAATCACGGCGACGCTATTACATTTGCTGGTGAAGACGTACGCCTTCGAAGGGTCTTTGGCGATGGCTTGAGACACCCGGCCCACGCCAGGGGTGTACACCATCGACAGAATATTTCTGGTCGAAATCGGTAGCTTGCTTTGAACGTGAATCTTTCCGCCCAAATGTAGGAGGAAAATTCGATCAGATGCTGAAAGCACGGTAACGTGAGGTAACATTCCCAACCGCGTCAAAACTTTGTCACCGTGCGTTTCGTCCTGCACATCGAAGGTAATGTCGCGGACCATGCGGTCCGCTGTCGCAGAGACGATATCTACCGCTCCCAAATTCGCCCCTTCTTCGGCGAGCAGCCAGGCAACCTTCGCAAACATACCGGGTTTGTTCGCCAGTTCGAGTCGAACGGTCAGTCGATAATTTGAATACGGGCCGATGTCGACCATAGGGGAAATCGTCTCCTGTTAAAATCCTATCACAGGTGAGGTCATAAGGAACGAATGGTGACATTCGGCGCTGCAACGTGGCCTCCGGGCGGAGCCAAATGGTCGTTGACAATGGGCGGAGAATTTCGTACCGTACCGCCTCGTTTGTCTGGTAGTCAGTCAAACGCCATTCCACACTATAGAGGAGGTGACAACTTATGAAGCGCATCTTGATGGCAGTCATGGCGGTCGCAGTGGTAGTCGCGTTCAGCGCGCCTTCCTTCGCGGGCGAAGAAAAGAAGGACAAGAAGGATGAGAAGAAGGTCGGCCACGTCGTGGTCTACGGTGAGAAGAAGGACGAGAAGAAAAAGGACGAGAAGGGCAAGTAAGCTCGACGTACGTCGTGGTCTGATTAGACACGCTAACTTGAACTCTTAGAGGCCTACGGTCCTGGGACCGTAGGCCTTTTCTTTGCCACGAAATTGACCGGTTTGAAAGCCGGATGATACGGTGATCCATGTCCCGAGCCAATGAGGGGCGAACTCCCAACCGACTGATTCACGAAACCAGTCCCTACCTTCTTCAACATGCCTACAATCCCGTTGATTGGTACCCGTGGGGACCGGAAGCCCTTCGGCTGGCCAAGGAACAGAATCGTCCAATCCTCCTTTCCATAGGTTATTCTGCCTGTCACTGGTGCCATGTCATGGAGCGGGAATCGTTTGAAAGCGAGCCAATCGCTTCACTGATGAACCGACACTTCATCTGCATCAAAGTTGACCGTGAAGAAAGGCCGGATCTTGACGACATCTACATGCAGGCCACGGTGGCGATGAATCACGGCCAAGGAGGGTGGCCGATGACGGTCTTTCTCACTCCGGAACAGGAACCGTTTTTTGCCGGGACCTATTTCCCCCCGGAGGATCGGTGGGGACGACCGGGCTTTCCTTCCGTGCTAAAGAAAGTCGGTGAGCTCTGGATGCAGGACCCAACCGGCCTACGGAGCCAGGCCCGCGACCTTACCAATCGTCTGAAGGGAGAACTCAATATTTCCTCTCCAATTTCCGTCAGCGAGTCGATTCTTGACGAAGCAGTCTCGCAGTTTAACGACGAATTTGATGAACAGAATGGTGGATTCGGCGGTGCGCCAAAGTTTCCACCGGCCACTGGGCTTTCTCTGCTCCTCCGATGCTATCGACGGACCGGCGATAAGCGAACGCTACAGATGGTCACTCGCACCCTAGATGCCATGGCAGCAGGAGGCATGTACGACCATATCGGTGGCGGTTTCGCACGGTACTCGACCGATGCGCGCTGGCTCGTCCCGCATTTCGAAAAAATGCTCTACGATAACGCCCTCCTGGCCAAAACCTATGTCGAAGCATTTCAGGTGACAAAGCAATCATCCTACCGACAAGTGACGATGGAAGTTCTGGACTATGTGCTTCGGGAAATGACCGACTCGGCCGGTGGTTTCTTTTCATCAACGGATGCAGATTCAGAAGGAGTGGAAGGAAAGTTCTTTGTGTGGACACCGACCGAAGTACAGGCCGTCGTGTCAAACCCGGAGGACGCTCGGCGATTCTGTATCTGTTACGACATCTCGGAGTCGGGCAACTGGGAACACCGAAGTATTCCGAATCGGCTGCGTCCCATCGAGGCCATCGCGAAGGAACTCGACGTCACAGTCGACGAACTACTCGATTCCATCAGCCGTGTCCGTCCCCTCCTCTATCGCGCACGCCAGCAGCGTGTACCTCCCGGACTGGACGACAAGATCATCACCGCATGGAATGGCATGATGATCTCGGCAATGGCCGAGGCAGGACGTGTGCTAGGCATAGATCGCTACGTCGAAGGAGCTCGGCATGCAGCTGATTTCCTATTGCGTGTACATCGTACGTCTGATGGCACTCTGCTACGGACCTCTCGGCAAGGGCGAGCACATCTGAACGCTGTCTTGGAAGACTATGCATGCTTAGCCGAGGGTTTGATTGATCTTTACGAGGCAGCGGGAGACGAGCGCAATCTCCAAGCAGCGCGACAGCTGGCTGAACGCATCCTGGAACTGTTCCGGGACGAAGAGCAGGGAGGATTTTATACCACGGCTACGACCCACGAAACGCTGATCGTCCGTGGACGGGAAGCGGCCGACGGAGCGACGCCGAGCGGCAATGCTGTGGCGGCTACCGTGCTGGCAAGGCTGGCCTCCCACCTTGACCATCAGGAATTTCGAGAAGCTGCTGTTGCAGCCATCCGTGCTTATGGACGACAAATGACCCGGTACCCACGAGCGTTTGCGAAAAGCCTGGCCGTGGTGGATTTCTTGACTGAGGGACCGATCGAATTAGCGTTCGTGGGCCGATCAACAGACCCCGGATTGGCTGCACTCAAGCAAGTGGTGCGAGAATTCTATCTACCCAATCGAATCATCGCCGTCGGTGATCCGAGCACATCACCATCCACTCATCCGCTGTTGGCCGGAAAGGACCTTGTCGATGGTCGTTCGGCAGTGTATCTCTGTCGAAATTTTTCCTGTCAACGTCCATTGACCGATGCGCAAGAGGTTTCGGAATCTCTTCGAGCAGCCTCTATAAGAATGTCGCACGAGTCACAGAGGGTACGGCTTCAAGGAGCCTCGCTCGCTGGCAACGCTACGCCCGAAGGCACGGCCAGACATGCTGCTCGGATTGCGAATCAAGCGAGTACTCGCGGTCACATGGAACGAGGATTTGTCACGTTGGGGCAGACCGGCTTGACGACTTCCCGACTCGGGTTTGGAACATACCGCGTCGATACTAGAGAACCTGAGCACCGTAAGGCGCTTGTACAAGCGTTGCGTGAAGGAGTCAATCTGATCGATACCTCGACAAATTATATGGATGGTGACAGTGAACGACTGGTTGGAATTGTATTACGTGACCTGATCAAATCGAATGACCTGACTCGTGACGCCGTCATTGTTGTATCAAAAATCGGGTACGCCCAAGGGGAGAACTTCAAACAGGCTCAGGCAAGAGAACGCACTGGTCGCCCCTACCCTGAAATGGTCAAGTATGGGGAAGGCATCTGGCATTGCATCCATCCGGACTTCCTGGCCGACCAGCTGACGGCATCGCTCGATCGACTGGGGCTGGCGTCCCTCGATTTCTGCCTATTGCA
Protein-coding regions in this window:
- the arsC gene encoding arsenate reductase (glutaredoxin) (This arsenate reductase requires both glutathione and glutaredoxin to convert arsenate to arsenite, after which the efflux transporter formed by ArsA and ArsB can extrude the arsenite from the cell, providing resistance.), producing the protein MADVTIYQKPTCTTCRQAIQVLKDSGTPFKSVNYYEQPFTKARLKSVLKKARLSPRDVLRTKEETYKELGLAKRQLSDDELVDLMVTHPDLIQRPIVEKGDRAILARPAETVRQLL
- a CDS encoding GGDEF domain-containing protein; translated protein: MRQTIWTTTQAFLIPGGPIFLVAIGFLRPHGLPAWFQQPIAALPYIVLVFGLVFGWYFASSRMMLSLLVLALADRANVLLPAVDANPAFTSHSVFAITAFLLPINLLAFSIVKEDAISTVRGIVRLMLVLTQPFLVLWLCMSEQQELSGAFTEPFVPPAITSWTILPQPALVAFAVALVLQFVRFVLHRDPLEGGSIWALIAVFFAYHGSQYGWQPTNFFATAGLILFVTLIQACYQRTYRDELTGMLGRLAYEEASRRLRTNYSVAIIGIDQLKQHFNNHGKSVGEQILKVLAPKIQSACAGGQVFRISGEELTLLFPGISAIEAVSRLEKIRKVVDTTMLYLGKRDRVWEDTRGTHKKGASDRELPVTLSIGVAERIGDNSSLSLVTKSAYRALYEAKGSGGNVIKRGFVLTEPSRRSFAPSGRMVVSEEF
- the rnd gene encoding ribonuclease D, which gives rise to MSTSAPIRYITDRKGLESLCRTLERSPRLALDTEFVGEETFVPRLELIQVATEDTAAIIDFPTVQADGSLDAFWQLVCRSDVEKIFHAGRQDLDLFATHAGQIPKPFFDTQIAAAMVGYGAQVAYANLVHRLHGAKLDKAHTFTNWSARPLSRAQLTYALEDVQYLLSIHRHLHGRLTELGRLPWAHEEFARLENMVGEKSREPQERYQRIRGWDSLKPKAAGVLRELAAWRETEARRRNVPRGRILRDEVLLQLARHPPQTVDELRSVRGIHSSEAERNGEQVMTTIHSALALPPSAWPTMPRDRKPDPESTGLVELLQAVLKARAAAQGIAPSLLATAADIQTLVESKRQSIAEDLPVLRGWRRQLVGGLLLQVLEGTVQVSVDAKTGALQIETRTQLHSAS
- a CDS encoding J domain-containing protein codes for the protein MPFSTSKFMRFRNGMQRRIASLRAKTDDSLEVAVDTMMEDRVDSFFRVEQGLEEIVKSLLLIEEELEQIRDLSGAMRLESRLEFVEERWDDFDSEIRERPRQRRRKINLADMLKAASGGSGDLSQGSGSVNNAVDAYAIMGVEFGSSLADITTAFRQKAKQLHPDANNGDRSSEPELRRMLEAYQFLKEYLSLSNVEPPSQSPGTAYNPTE
- a CDS encoding NAD-dependent malic enzyme, which produces MVDIGPYSNYRLTVRLELANKPGMFAKVAWLLAEEGANLGAVDIVSATADRMVRDITFDVQDETHGDKVLTRLGMLPHVTVLSASDRIFLLHLGGKIHVQSKLPISTRNILSMVYTPGVGRVSQAIAKDPSKAYVFTSKCNSVAVITDGSAVLGLGNLGPEAALPVMEGKAMLFKELAGIDAWPICLNTQDPDQIVQTILTIAPGFGAINLEDISAPRCFEIERRLRAALDIPVMHDDQHGTAVAILAALSNALKLAGKKMEEIRVVVNGLGAAGTACCRMLLAAGVSHLWGCEPQGIVLHGEPDQLRACRTNLSSCITRDQPHGSLQDALKGADVFVGLSVGNILSGDDLDLMASDRIVFAMANPDPEVPPQLGSSHCRIFATGRSDYPNQINNALVFPGLFRGALDVQAREINEAMKLAAASALAESVPPSALSEDYIIPSVFDKEVVPRVAKAVATAARETGVARRRTKLSDDFATS
- a CDS encoding aldo/keto reductase — protein: MSRANEGRTPNRLIHETSPYLLQHAYNPVDWYPWGPEALRLAKEQNRPILLSIGYSACHWCHVMERESFESEPIASLMNRHFICIKVDREERPDLDDIYMQATVAMNHGQGGWPMTVFLTPEQEPFFAGTYFPPEDRWGRPGFPSVLKKVGELWMQDPTGLRSQARDLTNRLKGELNISSPISVSESILDEAVSQFNDEFDEQNGGFGGAPKFPPATGLSLLLRCYRRTGDKRTLQMVTRTLDAMAAGGMYDHIGGGFARYSTDARWLVPHFEKMLYDNALLAKTYVEAFQVTKQSSYRQVTMEVLDYVLREMTDSAGGFFSSTDADSEGVEGKFFVWTPTEVQAVVSNPEDARRFCICYDISESGNWEHRSIPNRLRPIEAIAKELDVTVDELLDSISRVRPLLYRARQQRVPPGLDDKIITAWNGMMISAMAEAGRVLGIDRYVEGARHAADFLLRVHRTSDGTLLRTSRQGRAHLNAVLEDYACLAEGLIDLYEAAGDERNLQAARQLAERILELFRDEEQGGFYTTATTHETLIVRGREAADGATPSGNAVAATVLARLASHLDHQEFREAAVAAIRAYGRQMTRYPRAFAKSLAVVDFLTEGPIELAFVGRSTDPGLAALKQVVREFYLPNRIIAVGDPSTSPSTHPLLAGKDLVDGRSAVYLCRNFSCQRPLTDAQEVSESLRAASIRMSHESQRVRLQGASLAGNATPEGTARHAARIANQASTRGHMERGFVTLGQTGLTTSRLGFGTYRVDTREPEHRKALVQALREGVNLIDTSTNYMDGDSERLVGIVLRDLIKSNDLTRDAVIVVSKIGYAQGENFKQAQARERTGRPYPEMVKYGEGIWHCIHPDFLADQLTASLDRLGLASLDFCLLHNPEYFLAEAAHRGETDLTALRKTFYQRLEKAFAYFESQVSAGRLQYFGVSSNTATAESTNSDATSLSHMLNAAKAAAASHGRGRHHFAVLQVPMNLLEFGALFTPNTGDAYAHTVLDLAQREGIAVLVNRPLNAMSQKGSGVLRLAEFPIEGDPVDFDRQRHIVSELENEYRRSIAPALQYSGQGTAPADFFQWAHELARIRSHIRGLEHWEQIEHHMIGPHVNQVLQHITQHTTGENAERWEAWQARYLPELLTLLRGLRREATERSRTISATITAIIDPLLPELRRGESLSKKALWVLTSTPGVTSVLAGMRTPAYVDDALAVLGWSPVASVQPIYQRLKEVPLPP